Proteins from one Bdellovibrio svalbardensis genomic window:
- a CDS encoding LysR family transcriptional regulator has product MELNYLRVFFEVAKDGRFTETAKRLHISQSALSRSVALLEESAGVKLLDRSKQGVKLTSKGAEVFRLCEEIFQTVHRINEVCRGSQEVCEGPLRLAATDHIVNYLLLQPLQNFRKDFPLVVPVVSIGAPDEIIESVLNDDCEFGLSFAKVVTPQIAYEALHAEPMSLVVHPEVWQECKGPNQAATLKKVLNKVGYISSIGALGQKRGSRVLFEIFGEMPRIGFEVSGQEEQKRICLAGGGVAYLSRFMVEREIKNGHLHEVTIEEPHVFKLWLVTRKGKVMSLPGRRFLDRLRAQWM; this is encoded by the coding sequence ATGGAGCTAAATTATTTGCGGGTGTTTTTCGAAGTAGCCAAAGACGGGCGCTTTACGGAGACGGCAAAGAGGCTTCATATCAGTCAATCCGCTCTCAGTCGCTCTGTGGCCCTGCTTGAAGAAAGCGCCGGGGTGAAGCTGTTGGATCGCTCCAAGCAGGGGGTTAAGTTGACTTCCAAGGGCGCGGAAGTTTTCCGTCTGTGTGAGGAGATTTTTCAAACGGTCCATCGGATCAATGAGGTCTGCCGCGGGAGTCAGGAGGTCTGCGAAGGGCCTTTGCGGTTGGCCGCGACCGATCATATCGTGAACTATCTTTTGTTGCAGCCGTTGCAAAACTTTCGCAAGGACTTCCCTTTGGTTGTTCCGGTTGTTTCTATAGGTGCGCCGGATGAGATCATTGAATCCGTTTTAAATGATGACTGCGAGTTCGGTCTTTCATTTGCCAAGGTGGTAACGCCACAGATAGCTTATGAAGCTCTCCACGCGGAGCCGATGTCTTTGGTTGTCCACCCTGAGGTATGGCAAGAATGCAAAGGGCCTAACCAGGCGGCGACGCTTAAGAAGGTTTTGAACAAAGTCGGCTATATATCTTCCATCGGGGCTCTTGGCCAAAAGCGGGGATCGCGTGTGCTGTTCGAGATTTTCGGAGAAATGCCTCGCATTGGTTTTGAAGTCAGCGGTCAGGAAGAGCAAAAAAGAATTTGTCTCGCCGGTGGCGGAGTGGCTTATCTTTCGCGCTTTATGGTGGAGCGGGAAATTAAGAATGGCCATCTTCATGAAGTCACTATCGAGGAGCCACATGTATTTAAACTGTGGCTGGTCACTCGCAAGGGGAAGGTCATGAGTCTGCCAGGAAGAAGATTTCTGGACAGGCTTCGCGCGCAGTGGATGTGA
- a CDS encoding BamA/TamA family outer membrane protein, with protein MRLAVIIFLLGITLLQFPALGYPLLSQQTNSTNRSIDPQTSAEDKKIYAPDSPWLILPLLSSNPKLATAAGLMTAYLHKFDEKSRASLFGISGKYSSTDSLVATIFAKASWKEDHHRLVTSLLVGQINNEYQNYLESGQTVNTQDKIRAAVFRYLYRFGGHWYAGVQASLTNYELLGKSAAEDELLDIVGLVGYESKGIGLAFLYDTRDNDFKPMRGWYLNGNNLAYQASQGNGAFSIYRLDIRNYIPHGQANVLALRQRNQWSYDAPKGAYSPVYLRGYTPGEFLAQYMSSIEIEERLSLSERWTSTGFVGMAKLYGDGADRYDNTNFPAVGLGLQYIMKPAAGIVGNMEYAVGRDNNSGFYIKMGYSF; from the coding sequence ATGCGTTTAGCTGTCATTATTTTCCTCTTGGGAATCACACTGCTTCAGTTCCCCGCTCTGGGTTACCCTCTGCTATCACAACAGACAAATTCAACAAACAGATCCATTGATCCACAGACTTCCGCAGAAGACAAAAAAATCTACGCACCAGACTCCCCGTGGTTGATCTTACCTTTGCTTTCTTCAAATCCAAAATTGGCAACGGCCGCTGGTCTGATGACGGCCTATCTTCACAAGTTTGACGAAAAATCGCGAGCTTCTTTGTTTGGAATTTCCGGCAAATACAGTTCAACGGATTCACTCGTTGCCACCATTTTTGCCAAGGCCTCATGGAAGGAAGACCATCATCGTCTGGTAACCAGCCTTCTGGTCGGGCAAATCAATAATGAATACCAGAATTATTTGGAATCAGGACAAACCGTCAACACCCAGGACAAAATTCGGGCTGCCGTCTTCCGCTATCTATATCGATTTGGTGGTCATTGGTACGCTGGTGTGCAAGCATCGCTCACCAACTATGAGCTCCTAGGCAAATCTGCCGCCGAAGATGAACTTTTAGATATAGTCGGGCTAGTCGGATATGAATCGAAAGGCATTGGTTTGGCATTTCTATACGACACCCGAGATAATGATTTCAAACCAATGCGCGGTTGGTACCTTAACGGCAACAATTTAGCCTATCAAGCGAGTCAAGGAAACGGTGCCTTCTCAATATATCGTCTGGACATTCGGAACTATATCCCACATGGACAAGCCAATGTTTTGGCCCTAAGACAAAGAAATCAATGGTCTTACGATGCTCCAAAAGGAGCTTACTCGCCCGTCTATTTACGTGGCTACACCCCTGGAGAATTTTTAGCACAATACATGTCATCTATTGAGATAGAAGAACGGCTGTCTCTTTCTGAAAGATGGACTTCAACTGGCTTTGTCGGTATGGCAAAACTTTATGGCGACGGTGCAGATAGATATGACAATACGAATTTCCCAGCGGTGGGACTGGGACTGCAATACATCATGAAGCCCGCCGCGGGAATAGTCGGCAACATGGAATATGCCGTGGGGAGAGATAACAACTCAGGATTCTACATTAAGATGGGATATTCTTTTTAA
- a CDS encoding Ig-like domain-containing protein gives MGRLTKCLLLLSLMLFTGYKAHANPEDAEIVFTEEQLQTLGCIDNYYNYGSVCVGDSQMAEFWITNEYNWTIQVTKVSVPGYDFFKESHCPPFLAPGESCYVKVEFHPRLMKSYAGTLTIVTTEDIYRWNLHGRGVE, from the coding sequence ATGGGTCGCTTAACAAAGTGTCTTTTGTTGCTGTCACTGATGTTATTTACCGGATACAAGGCGCATGCGAATCCAGAAGATGCGGAGATTGTCTTCACGGAAGAGCAATTGCAGACCCTGGGCTGCATTGATAACTACTACAACTATGGAAGTGTCTGTGTGGGTGATTCTCAAATGGCTGAGTTCTGGATCACTAATGAGTACAATTGGACAATCCAAGTTACAAAAGTTTCAGTGCCTGGATATGATTTCTTTAAAGAGTCCCACTGTCCTCCCTTCCTTGCACCTGGGGAGTCCTGTTATGTGAAGGTCGAATTTCACCCTCGGCTCATGAAAAGCTACGCAGGAACTCTGACAATTGTGACAACCGAGGATATCTATCGTTGGAATCTCCACGGTCGGGGAGTTGAGTAG